The following coding sequences are from one Rutidosis leptorrhynchoides isolate AG116_Rl617_1_P2 chromosome 11, CSIRO_AGI_Rlap_v1, whole genome shotgun sequence window:
- the LOC139875328 gene encoding uncharacterized protein yields the protein MRMQRKSRIRVLFGTFSFIQFILISTLFITKSTSIPYSKYCNHIVKESISTDTQVLNPNLPQLDKAVYSVGFQNPQFNFNPSSSQIASFSTLKAYETNSKHVFKINSVLNLIGPEIVDYFSGEISRRGLRLVKVRPPRFVPRRNVGAGFSLSGFWNSDHGKLCMVGSGSVSSLHNVNVVFKLDFPNSTALDNSLINGTLQNIMDSGSSFKPVSILGVSVMGYNYTYIDKEIKDNGFSVYDDMGNVSLSLPDARAVNGRGICSIITWGLRFDLDYENYDCKNVSCSFVTVGDEMFPRFMSIKVVDCLEDGKVRYILQFSNSSYAKDLSFYPLTSLVAEGKWDKEKNRLVLVACQLLDINIKTLGGCSIRLAFSLPSKLSLKRRSSIVGKMWSTKTKNLGIVSFYSPANLNSRIKGMSYEYLEHEKVETLCRKGLDSNGEKRLTYPNDNYPNLRFDMMVRNKKGQMAYGYASPLYVGDKLYKPFVKIQLRNGYTNISYVISFTTRDEFEFGGKIPASKMVDISAEGVYNTNNGVLCMIGCKHLPYDKFQRKRFMDCELMIDINYSPKDAGPVHGTIKSTRKKHDPQYFEPIEFGSSSITTIQARESIWRMDFEITMVLISNTLSCIFIGLQLFHVKKNPEMLPFISVVMLVVLTLAHMIPLLLNFEAIFMLNRKQNVFLSTDQWLEVNEIMFNMFCDTHDIVLAPWFYVGSTMVRLLPHMYDLYRRNSSSWFYDKIYANPGMDYYSSMWDVVICFGGTICILIVYMQQRFGGQSMLPKRLRDVVHIQTVKGERVRYKKLLNHDNEQYSYMKRSSIDF from the exons ATGAGAATGCAGCGTaaatctagaattagggttttgttTGGCACTTTCAGTTTCATTCAATTTATCCTAATTTCCACACTTTTTATCACAAAATCAACCTCAATTCCGTACTCCAAATACTGTAATCACATCGTTAAAGAATCAATTTCAACAGACACACaagtattaaaccctaatttacccCAATTAGATAAAGCTGTTTATAGCGTAGGGTTTCAAAACCCCCAATTTAATTTCAACCCATCTTCCTCTCAAATCGCATCTTTTTCAACTCTAAAAGCTTACGAAACAAACTCTaaacatgtttttaaaattaattcgGTTCTTAATCTTATCGGACCGGAGATAGTTGATTATTTTTCCGGCGAGATTTCACGTCGAGGATTACGCCTTGTTAAAGTTCGCCCACCGCGTTTTGTGCCACGTAGGAATGTCGGAGCCGGGTTTAGTTTATCCGGATTTTGGAATTCGGATCACGGCAAGTTATGTATGGTTGGTTCAGGGTCAGTAAGTTCTTTACATAATGTGAATGTTGTTTTTAAGTTGGATTTTCCAAATTCTACTGCTCTTGATAATAGTTTAATCAATGGTACATTGCAAAATATAATGGATTCAGGTAGTTCTTTTAAACCAGTTTCGATATTGGGTGTTTCAGTTATGGGCTATAATTATACTTACATTGATAAAGAGATTAAAGATAATGGCTTTAGTGTTTATGATGATATGGGTAATGTATCTCTTAGTTTACCTGATGCACGAGCGGTTAATGGGCGGGGAATATGTTCAATTATAACGTGGGGTCTTAGGTTCGACTTGGATTACGAGAATTATGATTGTAAGAATGTTTCTTGTAGCTTTGTAACTGTAGGTGATGAAATGTTCCCTCGGTTTATGTCGATTAAAGTTGTTGATTGTTTGGAAGATGGGAAAGTAAGGTATATTTTGCAGTTTTCAAATTCAAGTTATGCTAAAGATTTGTCGTTTTATCCGTTAACTAGTTTAGTTGCAGAAGGGAAATGGGATAAGGAGAAGAATCGACTTGTGTTGGTTGCATGTCAATTGttggatataaatataaaaactctTGGTGGGTGTTCGATTAGgttagcttttagtttaccttcgAAATTAAGTTTGAAACGTAGGAGTAGTATAGTTGGGAAAATGTGGAGTACGAAAACCAAGAATCTTGGAATTGTTTCGTTTTATAGTCCTGCTAATCTTAACTCTAGGATTAAAGGTATGTCTTATGAGTATTTAGAACATGAAAAGGTCGAAACTTTGTGCAGAAAAGGTCTTGATAGTAATGGGGAAAAGAGATTGACTTACCCTAATGATAATTACCCTAACTTGAGATTTGATATGATGGTGAGGAATAAGAAAGGTCAAATGGCGTATGGTTATGCATCTCCATTGTACGTAGGTGACAAATTGTACAAGCCATTTGTCAAGATCCAATTAAGAAACGGGTACACAAACATTAGTTATGTGATAAGCTTCACGACCCGTGATGAATTTGAGTTCGGTGGTAAAATTCCTGCATCGAAAATGGTTGATATTTCTGCGGAAGGTGTGTATAATACGAACAACGGAGTTTTATGTATGATAGGTTGTAAGCATTTGCCATATGACAAGTTTCAAAGAAAAAGATTTATGGATTGTGAGCTTATGATTGACATCAATTATTCGCCAAAAGATGCGGGCCCGGTTCATGGGACTATCAAAAGTACTCGAAAGAAACATGACCCGCAATACTTTGAACCTATCGAGTTCGGTTCTAGCTCGATAACAACCATACAAGCAAGAGAATCGATATGGAGAATGGATTTTGAAATAACCATGGTTTTGATCTCCAACACACTTTCGTGTATTTTTATTGGTTTGCAACTATTTCATGTTAAAAAAAATCCCGAGATGCTTCCTTTTATATCGGTAGTCATGTTGGTTGTTCTTACTTTAGCTCATATGATTCCATTGTTACTGAACTTTGAAGCCATTTTTATGTTGAACCGAAAACAAAATGTGTTTCTTAGTACCGATCAATGGCTAGAAGTTAACGAG ATTATGTTTAATATGTTTTGCGACACACATGATATTGTTCTTGCACCTTGGTTTTACGTTGGGTCAACCATGGTTCGTTTGTTGCCACACATGTATGATCTTTATAGACGAAACAGCTCATCTTGGTTTTATGACAAGATATACGCGAATCCAGGGATGGATTACTATTCTAGTATGTGGGACGTGGTTATATGTTTTGGTGGGACCATTTGCATTCTTATAGTTTACATGCAGCAACGATTTGGAGGTCAATCCATGTTGCCAAAGAGGTTACGAGACG TGGTTCATATACAGACTGTAAAAGGTGAGCGAGTTagatataaaaagttgttgaatcaTGACAATGAACAATATTCATAT ATGAAGCGGTCATCAATTGACTTCTGA